One Setaria viridis chromosome 5, Setaria_viridis_v4.0, whole genome shotgun sequence genomic region harbors:
- the LOC117857150 gene encoding delta-1-pyrroline-5-carboxylate synthase 2 — translation MGRGGIGGAVAMETADSTRAFVKDVKRIIIKVGTAVVTGQNGRLAMGRLGSLCEQVKQLNFQGYEVILVTSGAVGVGRQRLQYRKLIHSSFADLQNPQMDFDGKACAAVGQSGLMAIYDTMFSQLDVTSSQLLVTDRDFKDPSFGDQLRETVFALLDLKVIPLFNENDAISTRRQPYEDPSGIFWDNDSLAALLAAELNADLLIMLSDVEGLYSGPPSDPQSKIIHTYVNEKHGKLISFGEKSRVGRGGMQAKVFAAANAASKGVPVVIASGFATDSIIKVLKGEKIGTLFHNEANLWECSKEATAREMAVAARDCSRRLQKLSSEERKKILLDIADALEANEDAIRSENEADVEAAQGAGYEKSLIARMTLKPGKITNLARSIRAIADMEDPISHTLKRTEVAKDLVFEKAYCPLGVLLIIFESRPDALVQIATLAIRSGNGLLLKGGKEAMRSNAILHKVITGVIPDAVGKKLIGLVTSKDEIADLLALDDVIDLVIPRGSKNLVSQIKATTKIPVLGHADGICHVYIDKSADMDMAKRIVLDAKVDYPAACNAMETLLIHKDLSKSEGLDDLLVELEKEGVVIYGGPIAHDKLKLPKVDSFRHEYSSMACTLEFVDDVHSAIDHINRYGSAHTDCIITTDEKAAESFLQQVDSAAVFHNASTRFCDGTRFGLGAEVGISTGRIHARGPVGVDGLLTTRCILRGSGQVVNGDKGVVYTHRDLPLQ, via the exons ATGGGGAGGGGAGGGATCGGAGGTGCGGTGGCCATGGAGACTGCCGACTCCACTCGGGCATTCGTCAAGGACGTCAAGCGCATCATCATCAAG GTGGGCACAGCTGTTGTAACTGGGCAGAATGGCCGATTGGCTATGGGCAGGCTTGGGTCTCTGTGTGAACAg GTGAAACAACTGAACTTTCAAGGGTATGAGGTGATTCTGGTAACATCAGGCGCCGTTGGTGTTGGGAGGCAGAGGCTCCAGTACCGGAAGCTTATCCATAGCAG CTTCGCTGATCTGCAGAACCCGCAGATGGACTTTGATGGAAAGGCCTGTGCTGCCGTTGGTCAAAGTGGTTTGATGGCGATATATGACACGATGTTCAGCCAA CTTGATGTAACGTCATCTCAACTTCTTGTAACGGACCGAGACTTTAAGGATCCAAGTTTTGGGGACCAGCTCCGTGAGACTGTTTTTGCGCTGTTGGATCTTAAAGTAATACCACTATTTAATGAGAACGATGCCATCAGTACCAGGAGACAACCATATGAG GATCCATCTGGTATATTCTGGGATAACGACAGTCTGGCCGCTCTGTTGGCAGCAGAACTTAATGCTGACCTTCTTATCATGCTAAGTGATGTGGAGGGACTTTATAGTGGCCCACCAAGTGATCCTCAATCAAAGATCATCCACACATATGTTAATGAAAAACATGGGAAGCTAATTAGTTTCGGAGAAAAGTCTCGTGTTGGAAGAGGTGGCATGCAAGCTAAAGTgtttgctgctgctaatgctgcATCAAAAGGCGTACCTGTTGTCATTGCCAG TGGATTTGCAACGGATAGCATTATTAAagttctcaaaggagaaaagattgGTACACTTTTCCACAACGAAGCAAATCTGTGGGAGTGTTCCAAGGAAGCTACAGCCCGAGAGATGGCAGTTGCAGCAAGAGACTGTTCAAGACGCCTGCAG AAGTTGTCATCAGAGGAGCGTAAGAAGATTTTACTAGATATTGCTGATGCTCTAGAAGCAAATGAGGATGCAATTAGGTCTGAAAATGAAGCTGATGTTGAAGCAGCACAAGGTGCTGGTTATGAGAAATCGTTGATTGCTAGGATGACCCTAAAGCCAGGAAAG ATAACAAACCTTGCAAGATCCATTCGTGCAATCGCTGACATGGAGGACCCTATTTCCCATACATTGAAAAGAACAGAG GTTGCTAAAGACCTCGTTTTTGAGAAAGCATATTGCCCATTGGGTGTTCTCCTCATTATTTTTGAGTCTCGCCCTGATGCATTGGTTCAG ATTGCAACTTTAGCAATCCGAAGTGGGAATGGTCTTCTTTTGAAAGGAGGAAAAGAAGCTATGAGATCAAATGCAATATTACACAAG GTCATAACTGGGGTGATTCCAGATGCTGTTGGTAAAAAGCTCATTGGCCTTGTGACTAGCAAAGATGAAATTGCTGACTTGCTAGCG CTTGATGATGTCATTGACCTAGTCATTCCAAGGGGAAGTAAGAATCTTGTCTCCCAGATAAAAGCAACAACCAAGATTCCAGTCTTAGGCCATGCTG ATGGTATCTGCCATGTTTACATTGATAAATCAGCTGACATGGATATGGCAAAACGTATAGTATTGGATGCTAAGGTTGATTATCCAGCTGCATGTAATGCAATG GAAACATTACTTATTCATAAAGATCTGAGCAAGAGTGAGGGCCTTGATGATCTATTAGTGGAACTTGAAAAAGAAG GAGTAGTCATTTATGGTGGTCCTATTGCACATGACAAACTGAAACTGCCCAAGGTAGATTCATTTCGTCATGAGTATAGCTCAATGGCATGCACCCTTGAATTTGTTGATGATGTGCATTCAGCAATTGATCATATAAATCGTTATGGAAG TGCACACACAGATTGCATTATCACAACTGATGAAAAGGCTGCAGAATCTTTTCTGCAGCAAGTTGATAG TGCGGCTGTGTTTCATAATGCAAGCACAAGGTTCTGTGATGGGACGCGCTTTGGTCTAGGTGCAGAG GTTGGCATAAGTACTGGGCGCATACATGCTCGTGGACCTGTTGGTGTTGATGGGCTTCTAACTACCCGCTG CATTCTACGAGGTAGTGGACAAGTGGTAAATGGTGACAAGGGAGTGGTTTACACCCACAGGGATCTTCCGTTGCAATGA
- the LOC117857151 gene encoding pentatricopeptide repeat-containing protein CRR2, chloroplastic, which translates to MSAPASPHTSLLHFPHRPFGSRRPKLTRLRCLASLAPASSGASPANDNHLIQTLCAHGRLARAAALLQGLPAPTQRTYESLLLAAARAGDAALAAAVHRRLEADPVFRSDPFLSTRLIDAYAALSALPAARQVFDEAPEKNIFVWNAMLKALALADHGEEALARLADMGRLGVPVDSYSYAHGLKACIAGSASHAPASARVREMHAHAIRRGYGLHTHVATTLIDCYAKLGIVTYAERVFAWMPERNVVSWSAMIGCYAKNERPGDAIELFQEMIASDADLVPNSITIVSVLHACAVVNALGQGKVLHAYILRRGFDSLVSVLNALMAMYIKCGCLQIGRYIFDWIGRRRDVVSWNSLISGYGMHGFGRESLQVFEEMIKEGISPSIITFVSVLGACSHAGFVEEGKKLFESMVEYNVTPRAEHYACMVDLLGRAGRLDEAVELIQSMRIGPSPQVWGSLLGACRIHGHVEYAEMACSHLFDLEPRNAGNYILLADIYAQAKLQNQVDVLKELLEEHALEKVPGCSWIEVKKKLYSFGSVDDKNPQVEELQALIGEFVTQMKNEGYVPDTRTVLYDIEEEEKERILLGHSEKLAVAFGLINTSRGEPIRITKNLRLCEDCHSVTKFISKFTEREIIVRDVNRFHHFRDGVCSCRDYW; encoded by the coding sequence ATGtccgcccccgcctccccgcACACCTCCCTACTCCACTTCCCCCACCGCCCGTTCGGGTCCCGGCGGCCGAAGCTGACGCGCCTCAGGTGCCTCGCGTCGCTCGCGCCCGCGTCATCGGGCGCTTCGCCGGCGAACGACAACCACCTAATACAGACGCTCTGCGCCCACGGGCGCCTCGCCCGGGCCGCGGCGCTCCTCCAGGGGCTCCCGGCGCCCACGCAGCGCACCTACGAatcgctcctcctcgccgccgcgcgggccggggacgccgcgctcgccgccgccgtgcaccgCCGGCTCGAGGCCGACCCGGTGTTCCGCTCGGACCCCTTCCTGTCGACCCGCCTCATCGACGCCTACGCAGCGCTCAGCGCGCTCCCGGCCGCGCGCCAGGTGTTCGACGAGGCGCCCGAGAAGAACATCTTCGTGTGGAACGCGATGCTCAaggcgctcgcgctcgccgacCATGGCGAGGAGGCGCTCGCGCGTCTGGCCGACATGGGCCGGCTAGGCGTCCCCGTCGACAGCTACAGCTACGCGCACGGGCTTAAGGCCTGCATTGCAGGGTCAGCGTCGCACGCACCGGCCTCTGCCCGTGTACGGGAGATGCACGCTCATGCCATTCGTCGCGGCTATGGATTGCACACGCATGTCGCCACCACTCTTATTGACTGCTATGCGAAGCTTGGGATTGTCACCTATGCAGAGCGTGTGTTTGCTTGGATGCCCGAGAGGAATGTTGTGTCATGGAGTGCCATGATTGGATGCTACGCCAAGAATGAGCGCCCTGGTGATGCGATTGAGCTCTTCCAGGAGATGATAGCTTCTGATGCAGACCTGGTACCGAACTCAATCACAATTGTTAGCGTTTTGCATGCTTGTGCTGTGGTGAATGCGCTTGGGCAGGGCAAAGTGCTGCATGCATATATCCTTCGGAGGGGTTTTGACTCACTTGTTTCCGTGCTCAACGCATTGATGGCAATGTACATCAAATGTGGATGCCTTCAAATCGGGCGGTACATCTTCGATTGGATAGGACGTAGGAGGGATGTTGTGTCATGGAATTCACTTATATCTGGATATGGAATGCATGGCTTTGGGCGTGAGTCACTCCAAGTGTTTGAGGAGATGATCAAGGAGGGCATTTCACCAAGTATCATCACATTTGTCAGTGTGCTTGGGGCTTGTAGCCATGCTGGATTTGTGGAGGAGGGAAAGAAGCTCTTTGAATCAATGGTGGAGTACAATGTCACACCTCGTGCAGAGCACTATGCTTGCATGGTTGACCTTCTTGGTCGTGCTGGGCGTTTGGATGAAGCTGTGGAGTTGATACAGAGCATGCGCATTGGACCAAGCCCTCAAGTTTGGGGCTCACTTCTTGGAGCTTGCAGGATTCATGGCCATGTTGAGTATGCTGAGATGGCATGCTCTCATCTCTTCGATCTTGAACCCCGAAATGCTGGAAATTATATCCTGCTGGCAGATATTTATGCTCAAGCTAAATTGCAGAACCAAGTTGATGTGCTAAAGGAGCTACTTGAAGAGCATGCTTTGGAGAAGGTGCCAGGTTGTAGCTGGATAGAGGTTAAGAAGAAGCTGTACTCTTTTGGCTCTGTGGATGACAAGAACCCACAGGTGGAGGAGCTGCAAGCCCTGATAGGTGAGTTTGTGACACAGATGAAGAACGAGGGTTATGTTCCTGACACACGAACTGTTCTGTATGATATtgaagaggaggaaaaggagaggaTTCTGCTTGGCCATAGTGAGAAATTGGCAGTTGCTTTTGGGCTTATCAACACCAGCAGGGGAGAGCCTATCAGGATCACCAAGAACCTGAGGCTGTGCGAGGACTGTCATTCAGTCACCAAGTTCATCTCCAAATTCACAGAGCGAGAGATTATCGTGAGGGATGTGAATCGGTTTCACCACTTCAGGGATGGAGTTTGCTCATGCAGGGACTATTGGTGA
- the LOC117857559 gene encoding uncharacterized protein codes for MSSAAGGYGAGAGSGTEPHCHGRGHGDFPLHHHAQHVAAQQLYHVPQHSRREKLRFPPDDSPPHASASGPQHQNHHQHQQHAGAGWPPPPPGFYSYATSSTSSYSPHSPTLAGQAQLVVAPHGHGLAAPLSSQIPTQNFALSLSSSSSNPPPAQARRTLAAPSGPFGPFTGYAAVLGRSRFLAPAEKLLEEICDVGGAAPRVDRSASDEGLLDADPMEGIDHDMDGADRAASDAGPISGAEQQWKKTRLISMMEEVCKRYRLYYQQVQTVINSFETVAGFSNAAPFAAMALRAMAKHFKCLKGMILSQLRNASKAAASKEGFSKDIAMFGLASGSAAALQRASSVAAFGQPHNIWRPQRGLPERAVSVLRAWLFEHFLHPYPTDGDKQMLAKQTGLTRNQVSNWFINARVRLWKPMVEEIHNLEMRQVHKHPALDKSQRAMHHQTQHSSESSGKPSDPSDSQLGQSSSITRNHAIPASQGFPDELSQMSHSIQQGQVTFAYNGLSTPQHQHSLASSQHHQQLGSMSGIGGAGNGGVSLTLGLHQNNRVCIAEPLPASLPPNLAHRFGLEEVSDAYMMGSFGGQDRHFGKEMGGHLVHDFVG; via the exons ATGTCGTCCGCCGCGGGAGGGTACGGCGCCGGGGCGGGGAGCGGCACCGAGCCCCACTGCCAcggccgcggccacggcgaCTTCCCGCTTCACCACCATGCACAGCACGTGGCCGCGCAGCAGCTCTACCACGTCCCGCAGCACAGCCGCCGCGAGAAGCTGCGGTTCCCGCCGGACGACTCGCCACCGCACGCCTCCGCTTCCGGCCCGCAGCACCAgaaccaccaccagcaccagcagcacgCCGGGGCGgggtggccgccgcctccgccggggtTCTACTCCTACGCGACCTCCTCCACGTCGTCCTACTCCCCACACAGCCCCACGCTGGCGGGGCAGGCGCAGCTCGTCGTGGCGCCGCACGGCcacggcctcgccgcgccgctctCGTCGCAGATCCCGACGCAGAACTTCGCGCTCTcgctctcctcctcgtcctcgaacCCGCCGCCCGCGCAGGCGAGGAGGACGCTCGCCGCGCCCTCGGGGCCGTTCGGGCCCTTCACCGGCTACGCGGCGGTGCTCGGCCGGTCCCGGTTCCTCGCCCCCGCGGAGAAGCTGCTAGAGGAGATCTGCGACGTGGGAGGCGCTGCCCCGCGCGTGGACCGGAGCGCCTCCGACGAGGGCCTGCTCGACGCGGATCCGATGGAGGGCATCGATCACGACATGGACGGCGCCGACCGCGCCGCCTCCGACGCTGGGCCGATCTCCGGCGCCGAGCAGCAGTGGAAGAAGACCAGGCTCATCTCCATGATGGAAGAG GTTTGCAAGAGGTACCGACTGTACTACCAGCAGGTCCAGACTGTGATCAACTCGTTCGAGACGGTCGCAGGGTTCAGCAACGCCGCTCCGTTCGCGGCCATGGCGCTGAGGGCCATGGCGAAGCATTTCAAGTGCCTCAAGGGCATGATACTGAGCCAGCTGAGGAACGCGTCCAAGGCTGCTGCCAGCAAAGAGGGATTCAGCAAGGACATCGCCATGTTCGGGCTCGCCAGCGGCAGTGCCGCCGCCCTCCAGAGAGCAAGCAGCGTGGCTGCGTTCGGCCAGCCGCACAACATCTGGCGGCCGCAGCGTGGGCTCCCAGAGCGAGCCGTCTCCGTGCTTCGTGCTTGGCTGTTCGAACACTTCCTGCATCC ATATCCAACTGATGGTGACAAGCAAATGCTAGCTAAACAGACGGGTTTAACGCGGAACCAG GTATCGAATTGGTTTATCAATGCAAGAGTCCGGCTGTGGAAACCGATGGTGGAAGAAATCCACAACCTCGAGATGAGGCAGGTCCACAAGCATCCAGCCCTTGACAAGAGCCAGCGCGCTATGCATCACCAGACCCAGCATTCTTCTGAGAGCAGCGGGAAGCCCTCCGATCCTTCGGACTCCCAGCTCGGCCAAAGCAGCAGCATCACTCGGAACCACGCCATCCCTGCCTCTCAGGGCTTCCCGGATGAGCTCTCCCAGATGTCCCACTCCATCCAGCAGGGGCAGGTCACCTTCGCATACAATGGCCTGTCGACGCCGCAGCATCAGCACAGCCTCGCGTCATCgcagcaccaccagcagctCGGATCAATGAGCGGCATCGGCGGGGCGGGGAACGGTGGTGTGTCCCTCACCCTCGGCCTCCACCAGAACAACAGGGTGTGCATCGCCGAGCCGCTCCCGGCGTCCCTCCCGCCCAACCTCGCCCACCGTTTCGGGCTGGAGGAGGTCAGTGATGCCTACATGATGGGTTCGTTCGGAGGCCAGGACCGGCATTTCGGCAAGGAGATGGGTGGCCATTTGGTGCATGATTTTGTTGGCTGA
- the LOC117856848 gene encoding ras-related protein Rab11C, translating into MAHRVDNEYDYLFKIVLIGDSGVGKSNILSRFTRNEFCLESKSTIGVEFATRTLQIDGKTVKAQIWDTAGQERYRAITSAYYRGAVGALLVYDITKKQTFDNVQRWLRELRDHADANIVVMLVGNKSDLNHLRSVPEEDGQAFSEKEGLSFLETSALEAVNVEKAFHTILSEIHQTVSKKALAAQESASASGRSMQGTTINVAESSTATKGSCCSS; encoded by the exons ATGGCGCACCGGGTGGACAACGAGTACGACTACCTCTTCAAGATCGTGCTCATCGGCGACTCCGGCGTCGGCAAGTCCAACATCCTCTCCAGATTCACCCGCAACGAGTTCTGCCTCGAGTCCAAGTCCACCATCGGCGTCGAGTTCGCCACCCGGACCCTACAG ATTGATGGGAAGACTGTCAAAGCACAGATATGGGACACGGCTGGTCAGGAGAGGTACCGTGCAATCACTAGTGCTTACTACAGAGGCGCAGTTGGAGCACTCCTTGTCTACGACATAACAAAGAAGCAAACTTTTGACAACGTTCAGAGGTGGCTCCGAGAGCTCCGGGATCATGCAGACGCCAACATTGTTGTCATGTTGGTTGGTAACAAGTCGGACTTGAACCACTTGAGATCGGTCCCTGAGGAAGACGGCCAAGCATTTTCTGAGAAGGAAGGCCTATCCTTCCTCGAGACATCTGCGCTGGAGGCGGTCAACGTCGAGAAGGCGTTCCACACCATATTGAGCGAGATTCACCAGACAGTAAGCAAGAAGGCGCTCGCAGCGCAGGAGTCTGCATCCGCCAGCGGTCGCTCCATGCAAGGAACCACCATTAACGTTGCAGAATCATCCACCGCCACGAAAGGTTCGTGCTGTTCTAGCTGA